The DNA window GCGGGTGGATGAGCGCACCCGTGCGGCCGAGCAGCTGCGCGAGTTTTTTTCACGTTTGCCCTATCCCTTGCTGGGCATGCTTCGGTCCACCACGACCTACGCCCATATGGCCGCCCACGGCCTCACGCTATGGGACGTGAATCCCCATCAGGTGGAGAAAGATCTGAACCAGTGGGCCGGCATCGTCCGCTGGGTGGACGCACGCTGAACCACCCTTTCGGGTTCCTCAAGCCGTCACTTTGCTCGGCCTGATCAGGCCCAACAAGGCCGAGCGGTTGATGCGGAACAGGCGGGGGCCGACATGCTCCACCATGCCGTCGCGCTCGAACTGCGCAATCACGCGGCTGGCCGTTTCCAGCGCCACGCCGAGCATGGCGCCCAGGTCGCTGCGTTTCGGTAAGGTGATGGTGTCGTTCAGTTCCGGCTCCGCCAGTTTGAGCAGCAGCCGCGCCATGCGCGAAGGGATGGTGCCCGAGCCCAGCAGCAGCGCCCATTCGTCGGTTTCGCGCAGCGCATGGTGCCAGCGCTCCAAGAACTCCTGGCGCAGATTGGGCACATGCTCTTCCAGCCTGCGAATCACGTCCACCGGAATGCGGCAAACGCGCACGGCGCCAATGGCCGAAGCGTGGTGCATATAGGGCTGCTGGATGAAGCATTCCAGGCCCACCAGGTCGCCGCGCTTGGCCACGCGGGTGATGCGGCGGGTGCCGTCGGGCAGCACGCGCTCCAGTTTCACGAAGCCGGTCTTGATGGTGTAGAGCCACTCGCCGCGCGTGCCTTCGCTGAACAGCAACTGGCCGGCGGAGAACTGCATATCGTCGATGACCTGGTGAATTTCGTCGAAATCCTCCATCCCCAGGGCGCCGAACAGGGCAATGCGCCGCACTCCGCAATTGCGGCAGTCGGCGGCACCGCGCCAGGCGCTCACCACTTCGCTATGCGCAACGCGCTTGCCTGGCGGCATGGCCGGGTTGCCCTTGCGCAAGGCATCAACGGAAATTCGGGCGAAGTCGACAGCTGTATCCATGGCATTTCCTTGAGGATGCGCAATATTAGCGTTCGCTGATATATAGTTGTCAATACGGGGTTTTCGTGGAAATGATCCGTATAAACCCGAATATTTGTGGCCGGACTCGGTGCATTGTCGAAATACCGTCTGAATTGAGATCAAATTGCATGTCGTTGGTCCTTAACAATGTCACAAAATGTCGCAACTGCAGCGCATCTCCCATGCCATGTTCGGGGCCATGCCAGCATCGCGCATGCGTCGGCCCCTCGCCCTACACTGCCCCTTTTCTCACCAAGTTCACAACCCATGAACGTTTTGCCTGCCTCGGGTATGAATCTCCAGCAACTGGCGGGGCGTGACGCGCAGCGCGCCTTGAGTGAGGACGTGGGCACGGGCGATCTCACCGCCGCGCTGATCGACCCGCGTGTCCAGGCCGCCGCCCGCGTCATCGCGCGCGAGCGCGCCGTGCTCTGCGGTCAACCCTGGGCCGAGGCCGCCGCGCGCCAGGTGGACGCCTCGATTCAGCTGCGCTGGCTGGTGGCCGAAGGCGGCACGATGGAGCCCGGCCAGACCGTTCTCGAACTGCAGGGGCCAGCCCGCGCCTTGCTCACCGCCGAGCGCACCCTGCTCAACTTCCTGCAATTGCTCTCGGGCGTGGCCAGCCACACCGCCGAATACGTGCGCGCAGTCGCCGGCACGCGGGCGAAAATCGTGGACACCCGCAAAACCCTGCCCGGTCTGCGTGAGGCGCAGAAATACGCGGTGCGCGTGGGCGGCGGCCACAACCACCGCATGGGGCTGTACGACGGCATCCTCATCAAGGAAAACCACATCGCCGCAGTCGGCGGCGTCACACCCGCGCTGCAGCAGGCGCACAAGCTGGCGCCGCCCGGCGTGTTCGTGCAGGTGGAGGTGGAAACCTTGGCCCAACTGCGCGAAGCCCTGGCCGCCGATGCGCGCATGGTGCTGCTCGACAACATGAACCTGGAGCAACTGCGCGAGGCCGTGGCCATCAACACCGGCCGTGCCGAACTGGAAGTGTCCGGCGGGGTCGAACTTTCAACCGTGCGAGCACTTGCAGAAACCGGGGTGGACCGCATCTCCATCGGCAAGCTGACCAAAGACGTCTTGGCGGTGGATTTTTCCATGCGCTTTGCCGGGGTGTGAACGGCATGGGCTTCAGCCTCGCCGCGTGGATTTGCTTTTGCAGCATTGTTCAGTCAGCCATTTCTCGCCTTTGGCATCCAAACGACCCGATTCTCCATGTCAGCCATCTTCCCCATTGCCGTTGAAAGCCCCGTGTGCGGCACCCAGTCCGCCTGGGCGCGGGTGCCGCAAGAGCCAAGCCAGGAACGCCGCTCCAAGCTGCAAGAGCGGTGCCGCGAACTGCTCGCACGTGAAAACGCCATGCTCGTGGCGCACTACTACGTCCACCCCGACCTGCAGGACTTGGCGCTGGATACCGGCGGCTGCGTCTCTGACTCCCTTGAAATGGCGCGCTTCGGCCGTGATCATCCGGCAAAAACGCTCATCGTCGCCGGCGTGCGCTTCATGGGCGAGACTGCCAAGATGCTGTCGATGGACAAGCGCGTACTCATGCCCGAGCTCGACGCCACCTGCTCGCTCGACATCGGCTGCCCGGCCGACGCCTTCACCGCCTGGTGCGACGCCCACCCCGGCCACACCGCCGTGGTCTATGCCAACACCAGCGCCGCCGTGAAAGCACGGGCCGACTGGGTCGTCACCTCCAGTTGCGCCGTCGACATCGTGCGGCACTTGAACGAGCGTGGCGAAAAAATCCTCTGGGCGCCCGACCGCCACCTGGGCAGCTACATCCAGCGCGAAACCGGTGCCGACATGCTGCTATGGCAGGGCTCCTGCATCGTGCACGACGAATTCAAGGCGTTGGAACTGGAACTGCTCAAACGCGATCATCCCGAGGCCAGGGTGCTGGTGCACCCCGAATCCCCCGCCGCCGTCATCGCCCTGGCCGACGCCGTGGGCTCGACATCCCAGATTCTCAAAGCCGCGCGCGAGATGCAAGCGCCTACTTACATCGTGGCCACCGACAACGGCATGTTCCACGCCCTGCGCCAGCAAAACCCCGGGACAATCTTCCTCGAAGCCCCCACCGCCGGCAACAGCGCCACCTGCAAAAGCTGCGCCCACTGCCCCTGGATGGCCATGAACGGCCTCGAAGGTCTGGCCCATGCCTTGAAAACGGGCAGCGGCGAGATCACTTTGGATGCCGGCCTGGCCGCGCGGGCGCGTCGCAGCGTCGCAAGAATGCTGGATTTCACGGCGGAACAGAAACGCGCCAGTGCTGCGCAAGGCGCGCTGGTGCCCGGAATCGGCGCCGCCTGAAGTCGGACAAGACTACAGCCAGCCGGGACTGATAACGTTTGCCTTGCCGCAGCACGGTCATGCGCCTCGCCATCGTCACCGATATTCATGGAAATCTGCCTGCACTCGAAGCCGTCGTCGACGACATCGAGCGCCGCGGAGTCGATGCGGTCATCAACCTCGGGGACAGTCTGTCCGGTCCGCTGCTACCGCTGGAGACGGCGCAGTTTCTCATGGCACAGCACTGGGTTCATCTCGCTGGAAACCATGAACGGCAGATCCTCGCGCAGGACTCGATCCCAAGGAGTGCAGAGGACGAGTTTGCACACGCGCAGCTCGGCGCGAAAGAGCTCGAATGGATCGCGGGCCTGAAGCCAAGCCTGCAGTACACCCCTGAAATCTTTTTGTGTCATGGCACACCGCGGAGCGATACGGAGTACTTTCTCGAAACCGTCGAAGCTACCGGACTGCGCGCTGCGACGTCAGCCGAAATCGATGCGCGTTTGGGACGGGTGCAAGCGGAACTGATTTTGTGCGGACACACCCACCTTCCAAGGGCCGTGCGAGCTTCAAGCGGGCAACTCATCGTCAATCCCGGAAGCGTCGGCTTGCCGGCTTATGACGACACGCATCCCTTCGCGCATCTCGTTGAAACGGGCTCGCCTGACGCGCGCTACGCGATTGTCGAGCGGCGGCCAAACGGATGGATTGCCGGTCTGATGAGCGTGCCTTACGCCCACCGGGCCATGGCCGAGCTGGCCCAATCCCGCCAAATGGCGGATTGGGCGCATGCTCTTGCTACCGGGTTGATGCCAAGACGCTGAGCAGACTCGTAGCCTGCATCGGTCGATCGAGCGTGCTCGGTGAAGAGCTCCGGCAGCTCGGATACAAGCCCCATTCGCCAGGCGAGTTCGATGCGCATGGTCGTGCGATTCAGGCCGCGCCCTGCGCTACCCAAGCCGCCCATTGCTCGAACAGCCCCGCATCCCCCGCGCACAGCGCCGAGCGTTTGTCCAGAGTGTTGTTGAACACCGGTTCGCCCGCCAGCGTCTGGCCATGGCCGCCGGCCTCGGACAGGATGAGGCTGCCGGCGGCGTAGTCCCACAGGCCTTGGCTGCCGTGGAGGTAGAGGTGGAAGCGGCCGGCGGCGACCCAGCACCAGTCGAGTGCGACGGAGCCGATGGAGCGTTGCGAGCTGTAGGGCGGGTGGCTGGCCAGGCGGGTGGCGAGCGCGGTGGGCAGGCGTTTGAAGTCGACGCAGGCGATGGTCTTGGCCAGGGGAATTTGTGTGGTGGGGCCGGGCAGGGGCTGGCCGTTGAGTTGGGCGCCTTGGCCTTCGGTGGCGCTGAAAGTTTCGTCGCGCATCACGTCCACCACCACGCCCAGGCGCACGCGGCCGCCCTGCACCCAGGCGAGCGAGGGACCGAAACAGGGCAGGCCGGCGGCGAAGTTGCTGGTGCCGTCCAGCGGGTCGAGCACCCAGAGACCGGGGCCGTTCGGTGATGCAGCCTCCTCAGACATGAGGCGCTGCTGTTCCTCGGCGGACATTTCCTCGCCCAGCAGGGGGATGTGCGGCCAGAGCGCGGCCAGTTCGCGCTGCAGGCGGTGCTGCATGGCGAGGTCGGCGTCGGTGATCCAGGTGCCATCGGCCTTGAGGCGGGCGGCGGGGTTTTGGGCACGGGGCAAAATTTCGCTGCGCGCTGCAGTGCGCACCAGTGCGGCGACGGTGGCGATGTCCGGGGTGGGGGCTGGTGTGGGCATCGGGATGCAAAAAACGGTTTTTCTGGGAACCTTATGGGGATTAGGGCCTGTTCACGCTATTTCTTCACCTGCGACGGGGGACTGGGCAGCGCATTGCGGCGTTGTCGGTCTTGGCAAGGGTTCACCCTTGCCGGCGCCCTCCGCCTTGCAGCCATCCCCGTCTGGGGGCAACGCAGGTGGAGAAATGGCGTGAACAGGCCCTAGATCGGTGACTGATCCTACCGCTATCCCTCTGGTGTGGGACCGCTCGGATTCGTGTGTGGGAGTCCGCGGACAATCTCCTGCGGGCGGCAGGCCGCCTTCTTGCCGACGCTGCGGCGGAAGCCGCCACAATGTTCAATCTTGTGGTGTGGTCTCGTTGTGACGCCAATTCGCTATGGCGTCGACAGACGCAGGAGGACAGCCATGAGCACCGCAGATACCTATGCAGGCTATCGCGATTGTCACGTCAAACCCGATCTGCTCCCGATCTATCGAAAGGCCGATGGCGACACCCTGCGGTTGGCCAGGCTTGGCTCGCGCAGCGAGCTTTTCGGCTCGTGACGAGCGCCGCATCGCTGCAGATCACTTGACCCGCCCGGCCTCCTGGTTGGCCAATCAATCCGCGAGCTTCTCGAGGTCAATGCCCCAGTCATGGTGCGGCGCTCGGACGCCTTCTCGACAACATCGCGTTGCGGCAGTCCGCTTGGCATCGCGAACTCCATGTAGCCGCTTCCGGGACGGACGCTGGCCATCTTGCGCCGGATTGCGCGGTAGCTGGTGATGATGCCTTGCTTCTTCGGCGCCAGGAGCAGCTTCACCCGCAGCGCGTCGAAGCTGTAGCCTCGCCCCATGCACGCGATCGCCCGCGTGAGCCGAAAAAACCGGGTTCAGGGCACGAGGATGGTGGGCGCGGCCGGGGCGGCGGTTTGTGGCCAGTCGAGGCTGTAATGCAGGCCGCGGCTTTCGTGGCGCAGCTGGGCGGAGCGAACAATGAGTTCGGCCACCTGCAGCAGGTTGCGCAGCTCCAGCAGGTCGCGCGTGACGCGGAAGTTGGCGTAGAACTCGTCCACCTCCGACTGCAGCAGGTCGATGCGGTGGGCGGCGCGCTCCAGCCGCTTGTCGGTGCGGACGATGCCGACGTAGTTCCACATGAGGCGGCGCAGTTCGTCCCAGTTGTGGGCGATGACGACCAGCTCGTCGGCGTCGCTCACGCGGCTTTCGTCCCACGGCCGCGGGGCAAGCATGGGGGGCTGCTCGGCCTCGCCGATGGCCTGCGCCGCCGCGGTGCCGAACACCACGCATTCCAGCAGCGAGTTGCTGGCCAGACGGTTGGCGCCATGCAGGCCGGTGTAGGCCACTTCGCCGACGGCGTAGAGGCCGGGCAGGTCGGTGCGGCCAGCCAGGTCGGTGAGCACGCCGCCACAGGTGAAGTGCACCGCCGGCACCACGGGAATGGGCTCGCGCGCGATGTCGATGCCGAGGTCCAGGCAGCGTTGATGGATGGTGGGGAAGTGCTGGCGAATGAAGGCTTCCCCCTTGTGGGTGATGTCGAGATAGACGCAGTCGAGCCCATGCTTTTTCATCTCGAAGTCGATGGCGCGGGCCACCACGTCGCGTGGCGCGAGTTCGGCGCGTGCGTCGTGCGCCGGCATGAAGCGGGTGCCGTCGGGCAGCTTGAGCAGCCCGCCTTCGCCGCGCAGCGCCTCGGAGATGAGGAAGCTCTTGGCCTTGGGGTGGTACAGGCAGGTGGGGTGGAACTGGATGAACTCCATGTTCGCCACGCGGCAGCCGGCGCGCCAGGCCATGGCAAGGCCGTCGCCGCTGGCGGTGTCGGGGTTGGTGGTGTAGCGGTACACCTTGCCCGCGCCGCCCGTGGCCAGCACGGTATGCGCGGCGGGGTAGGTTTCCACGCGGTTGCTGCTGGTGTTGAGGGCGTAGGCGCCCCAGCAGCGGCGCGGGCCGACCATGTCCATGTGGCGGTCGGTGATGAGGTCCACCGCCACGTGGTTTTCCAGCAGGGTGATGCGCGGATGCGCCCGTGCCCGCGCCAGCAGGGTGCGCTGGATGGCGGCGCCGGTGGCGTCGGCCACGTGGGCAATGCGGCGCTGGCTGTGGCCGCCCTCGCGCGTGAGGTGCAGATCGCCGTGCTCGGTGTCGAAGGGCACGCCTTGCTCGCGCAGCCAGGCGATGGCGGCCGGGCCGTGTTCCACCACGAAGCGCGTGGCCGGCAGGTCGTTCAGCAAGGCGCCGGCCACCAGGGTGTCGTGCACATGGGCGTCGAAGCTGTCGCCATCGGCCAGCACCGCGGCAATGCCGCCTTGCGCCCATTGGCTGGACGAAACCTCCAGCTCGCGTTTGGCCAGAACCGTGACCTGGAAACGCTCGGCCAGGTGCAGGGCGGTGCTCAGGCCGGCGAGGCCGCCGCCCAAAATGAGAACGTCGCAATGTTGCATGGAAATAGGAGTCGCATGGAAGAAGGCCGCGCGGGTGACGACCAAGCCACGATTGTCCACGGGAACGCCAACGCGCTGGCATCCACGGCACGAGACCCGCCGCGCGATGGGGTGGCCCTGGCGGGGTCGAGCAACAATCGCCACCCGACTGACAAAGCCCCGCAAGGCGTGGAAAATAGGCGGCACAACACAACCATCGGGAGACAAGCCATGAACATCCCATCGCTGCAACAAGTCGTGAGCGCCGAAGAATGGGCGCTGCGCTGCGACCTCGCCGCCTGCTACCGCCTGGCGGCGCTGCATGGCTGGAGCGACCTCGTCTTCACCCACATCAGCGCCAAGCTGCCGGCGTCCGCCACCGGCGGCGAGCACCATTTCCTCATCAACCCCTACGGCCTGATGTTCGAGGAGATCACCGCCTCCAGCCTGGTGAAGGTGGACATGCAATGCAACAAACTGCACGACAGCCCCTTCCCGGTCAACCCGGCCGGGTTCGTCATTCACAGCGCGGTGCACGAGGTGCGCCCCGAGGCCGGTTGCGTGCTGCACACCCACACCCGCGCGGGCGTGGCGGTCAGCGCGCAAAAGCAGGGCGTGCTGGCCATCAGCCAGCAAAGCACGTTCGTGCTGGCCTCGCTGGCTTATCACGACTACGAAGGCGTGGCCTTCCGCCCGGACGAAAAGCCGCGCCTGCAGGCCGACCTGGGCAAGGCGAATTTCCTCGTGCTGCGCAACCACGGCCTGCTCACCGTGGGCCCGACCATCGCCGACGCCTTCCTCAGCATGTACGTGCTGGAAAGCACCTGCCAGATTCAGGTCGCGGCGCTTGCCGGGCAGAACGGCGCCGAGGGCTTGACAGCCGTGCACCCACAAATCGTCGCCGGCGTGGCCGAAGCCATGCGCGTGCAAACGGGTGGAATGGGCGGCGCCTTCGTCTGGCCGGCGCTGCTGCGCAAGCTGGAGCGCACCGACCCGGGCTACAAGGTTTGAGCTTCGCCGCGCGGGGCGGGGCTGCGCCTCAAGCTTCCAGGTTGTCGATCAAACGCGTGCCCCCCAGACGTGCGGCACCGAGAACAACCAGTGGGGCGTGGCTTTGCACATCGCCCGTGCTTGGTGCTGACAGATCGCTGCGGCGGCGGATGGTGAGGTAGTCGGGCGCCCAGCCTTGCGCGGCCAGCGCCTGCATGGCCTGGGCTTCGTGGGCGTGCAGTCCGGCAGGCGTCGTGATGGCGCGCAGTTGCTCGGCCAACTGGCGCAAGGCGGCCTGCAGTTGTGGCGCCCGGGCGCGCTGCTCGGGCGTGAGATAGCCGTTGCGCGAGGACAGCGCGAGGCCGTCGGTGTCGCGCACGGTGTCGAGCCCGATGATGGCGATGGGCAGGGCGAACTGTTCCACCATGCGGCGGATGACGAGCAGTTGCTGGTAGTCCTTCTTGCCGAACACGGCGTGGGCTGGCTGCACCATCTGGAACAGCTTCATCACCACCGTGGCCACGCCTTCGAAATGACCGAGGCGAGAGGCGCCATCGAGGATGTCGGCCAGGGCCGGGTCGGGCCGCACGCGGAAGGTTTGCGGCTGCGGGTACATCGTGGCCTCAAGGGGCGCGAACAGCAGGTCGCAGCCGGCCTCGGCCAGCAATTGCGCGTCGCGCTGCAGGGTGCGCGGGTAGCGGTCGAAGTCCTCGTGCGGCGCGAACTGCAGGCGGTTGACGAAGATGCTGGCCACCACGGGCACACGCAATTCACGCGCCCGCGCCACCAGGGCGAGATGCCCGGCGTGCAGATTGCCCATGGTGGGCACCAGGGCACGGTCGGGCAGATCGCGCAGGGCGGTGCGCAGTTCAGCGAGGGTGTGGACGGTTTGCATGGAATGAAGCGTTGTCGCGCTCACGCCGGCGAGGGAGGGACGGGGGCGCGCGGGAAAGCGGATCAGGGGATCAGGCGTAGCCGTGCTGCGCTTCATCGGGAAAGTGGCCGGCTTTGACCTCGCGCACATAGCTGCGAATGGCGTCGGAAATGCTGCCGGCGCCCGGCATGAAGTTGCGCACGAAACGGGGCTTGAGGCCGGCGGTGATGTCGAGCATGTCGTGCAGCACCAGCACCTGGCCGTGGGTGCGGGCGCCGGCGCCGATGCCGATGGTGATGCCCGGGTAATCGGCGCTGATTTGCGCGGCCAGGTCGGAGGGCACGAGTTCGAGCACCAGCATGGCAGCGCCCGCAGCGCCGAGTTCCGCGGCGTGCTGGCGCAAGGTGTCGGCGGCTTGCGCGCCGCGGCCCTGAATGCGGTAGCCGCCGAGCGCGTGCACGCTTTGCGGCGTGAGGCCCAGATGCGCGCACACCGGAATGCCGCGCGTCACCAGCGCGGTGACCACGGGCGTGGTCCAGCCGCCGCCTTCGAGCTTGATCATCTGCGCGCCGGCCTGCATCAGCGTCACGCTGCTGGCCACGGCCTGTTCGACACTGCCCTGGTAGCTGCCGAAGGGCAGGTCGGCAATGAGCCAGGCGGTGCGGTTGCCGCGCGCCACACAGGCGGTGTGATAGGCCAGTTGCTCCAGCGTCACCGGCAGGGTGGAGGCGTGGCCCTGCATCACCATGCCGAGCGAGTCGCCCACCAGCAGGCAGTCGACGCCTGCGGCGTCGAGCAGGCTGGCGCTGGCGGCGTCGTAAGCGGTGAGCATGGACACTTTCTCACCGGTTTCGCGCATGGCGCGCAAGCGGTGCAGGGTGATGGCTTTGCGCCCGGCCGCAGGGGCGGGGCTGCCGCCATAGGCGGGCGTGTCAGCGGTCATGGAATGTGGTTCTCTGGACTGCCCGCCGCGTGGCGGCGGGCCGGGGCGGCCATTATGCCGATTTTGGCGCACCGCAGGAGGGCGCGACGCACAAGGTCTGGGCCTTCGGGCCGGAGCTGCGGGGCACGACGCGTCCTCAACTGGGCGTGTAGGCCAGGCGCACATAGAGCGGCGCATAGGCCTCCGCCTGGGTCATCTGCACCAGACCTTCACGCGCGAGTTCCAGCAGGGCGATGAAGCTGACCACGGCGTAGGCCAGGCCGCGCGCGGGCTCGAACAGGTCCTGAAATTCGAGAAAGCGGCGGTCCTGCAGCCGGCGCAACACGTGGCTCATGACCTCGCGCACCGAAATCTGCTCGCGGCTGATGGTGTGATGCGCGTTGAGCCGGGCGCGCTTGAGCACCTCGGCCCAGGCGGCGCGCAACTCGTCGACGCTGACTTCGGGCAGCAGCAGCCGGGCCGATTTTTCCACCACCACCTGCACGCGCCAGAAGTCGCGCCCAGCCTGGGGCAGGGTTTCGATCTGCTGCGCGGCCAGCTTCATGCGCTCGTACTCCAGCAGCCGGCGCACCAGCTCGGCGCGCGGGTCTTCCGCCTCCTGGCCCTCGGCCGCGGGCGGGCGCGGCAGCAGCATGCGCGACTTGATCTCGATCAGCATGGCCGCCATCAACAGGTACTCGGCGGCCAGTTCCAGGTTGTGCTGGCGGATCTGCTCGACGTAGTCGAGATACTGGCGCGTGACTTGCGCCATCGGGATGTCGAGGATGTTGAAGTTCTGGCGCCGGATCATGTAGAGCAACAGATCCAGCGGCCCCTCGAAGGCTTCGAGAAACACCTCCAGCGCATCGGGCGGGATGTAGAGGTCTTGCGGCAGCTCGAACAAGGGTTGGCCGTACAGCCGCGCCACCGCCAGGCCGTCCACCGTGGCGGGCGTGGAATCGGCGATCGGGGTGGCCAGTTCGGCTGCGTCCAGGCGCGACATGGGCTGGGCGTGGGGAATGCGTCGGGGGTGAGCGGGCAGCGGCGGCGCCGCCGCTGGGCTCACTCGCTGCCGTAGACGTAAGGCTTTTGCGGCACCTCCGCGGCGTCGAAAGCTTCACGCAGTTGGGGGTCTTGCGGCTTGTCCCACAGCAAGGCGCGGCCCTGCTTCTGTTGGGCTTCGAGTTCAGGGTTCTGCACCTTCAGGCTCTGAATGAAGCGGGTGGCTTCGGACACATAAGGTTTGACGACGAAGGGCATGGCGCAATCCTGCTGGATGGAGAAGCATGATTTTAGGGGGGCGTGTTGCGCATCGCCCACGCCGCCTTGATTGCGCTTGAGGATGCGTCACTCCACGACGCCGCAGCATCCCCGCACCTGCCATCCGCCGCCGTCGTAGCCGCCACGCTCGCCTCCAACGCCTTGCTCGCCGCCTGCGGCAGCGCGCCTGCCGGCAGCACACCACGGCGAAACTGCCGCCACCCTCCCAGGCCCAGGCGGCGCGCTTTCTTGGCCAAGCTTTGCAACGAGACCATGGTGGCGGGCTATCTCGACTTCATGCAGGGCGTGATTCAAAGCGGCATCGGCAAGCTCAAGCCCGACTACCCTCCCCGAGTTGCCCCAGGCCGACGCCGCCGCGGCGTTGGTGGCGCGCTACAACCTGCTGCTCGCGGGCGGACGCTTGGATGCCGACACGCTGGCGACCATCACCGGCGGCGTGAACAGGCCCTAACAAGTCCGACCCGCCTGCTGCCGACCACCAGCGTCGATCAACTCGCCGCCACCCTGGCCAGTTGGATGGGCGTGGCCGACAGCGAAATGCCGCTGGTGGTGCCACAGGTCGGCGACCACACGACGCGCAATCCGGGGCTGCTGGCCTGATCTTGCGCGACGCCGCTGGGACCCAAAGCGAGGAGGTTAAACCAGCAGTTCGTGCGCGGCATTCCACGCGGCGTCGACGCTGGGCGTGACGCTGTTCCCGCCCAGGGCGCGGGCGATGGCAGGGGACGTGGGGGTGAACAGCTCCGGCCCGGTGCTGACGAATAGCCCGACCACCGGCCGGCGCAGCGCGGCGGCCATGTGGGTGAAGCCGGTGTCCACGCCGATGACCAGACGGCATTGCGCGATGATGTGCAGCATGTCGAGCAGGCCGCGGCGGTCGAGAATTTGTGCCGCGCCGGTGGGAAGGCCCTCGATGATGCGCTGC is part of the Thiomonas sp. X19 genome and encodes:
- the nadA gene encoding quinolinate synthase NadA, which translates into the protein MSAIFPIAVESPVCGTQSAWARVPQEPSQERRSKLQERCRELLARENAMLVAHYYVHPDLQDLALDTGGCVSDSLEMARFGRDHPAKTLIVAGVRFMGETAKMLSMDKRVLMPELDATCSLDIGCPADAFTAWCDAHPGHTAVVYANTSAAVKARADWVVTSSCAVDIVRHLNERGEKILWAPDRHLGSYIQRETGADMLLWQGSCIVHDEFKALELELLKRDHPEARVLVHPESPAAVIALADAVGSTSQILKAAREMQAPTYIVATDNGMFHALRQQNPGTIFLEAPTAGNSATCKSCAHCPWMAMNGLEGLAHALKTGSGEITLDAGLAARARRSVARMLDFTAEQKRASAAQGALVPGIGAA
- the nadB gene encoding L-aspartate oxidase gives rise to the protein MQHCDVLILGGGLAGLSTALHLAERFQVTVLAKRELEVSSSQWAQGGIAAVLADGDSFDAHVHDTLVAGALLNDLPATRFVVEHGPAAIAWLREQGVPFDTEHGDLHLTREGGHSQRRIAHVADATGAAIQRTLLARARAHPRITLLENHVAVDLITDRHMDMVGPRRCWGAYALNTSSNRVETYPAAHTVLATGGAGKVYRYTTNPDTASGDGLAMAWRAGCRVANMEFIQFHPTCLYHPKAKSFLISEALRGEGGLLKLPDGTRFMPAHDARAELAPRDVVARAIDFEMKKHGLDCVYLDITHKGEAFIRQHFPTIHQRCLDLGIDIAREPIPVVPAVHFTCGGVLTDLAGRTDLPGLYAVGEVAYTGLHGANRLASNSLLECVVFGTAAAQAIGEAEQPPMLAPRPWDESRVSDADELVVIAHNWDELRRLMWNYVGIVRTDKRLERAAHRIDLLQSEVDEFYANFRVTRDLLELRNLLQVAELIVRSAQLRHESRGLHYSLDWPQTAAPAAPTILVP
- the panC gene encoding pantoate--beta-alanine ligase, with translation MQTVHTLAELRTALRDLPDRALVPTMGNLHAGHLALVARARELRVPVVASIFVNRLQFAPHEDFDRYPRTLQRDAQLLAEAGCDLLFAPLEATMYPQPQTFRVRPDPALADILDGASRLGHFEGVATVVMKLFQMVQPAHAVFGKKDYQQLLVIRRMVEQFALPIAIIGLDTVRDTDGLALSSRNGYLTPEQRARAPQLQAALRQLAEQLRAITTPAGLHAHEAQAMQALAAQGWAPDYLTIRRRSDLSAPSTGDVQSHAPLVVLGAARLGGTRLIDNLEA
- the panB gene encoding 3-methyl-2-oxobutanoate hydroxymethyltransferase, with the translated sequence MTADTPAYGGSPAPAAGRKAITLHRLRAMRETGEKVSMLTAYDAASASLLDAAGVDCLLVGDSLGMVMQGHASTLPVTLEQLAYHTACVARGNRTAWLIADLPFGSYQGSVEQAVASSVTLMQAGAQMIKLEGGGWTTPVVTALVTRGIPVCAHLGLTPQSVHALGGYRIQGRGAQAADTLRQHAAELGAAGAAMLVLELVPSDLAAQISADYPGITIGIGAGARTHGQVLVLHDMLDITAGLKPRFVRNFMPGAGSISDAIRSYVREVKAGHFPDEAQHGYA
- the nadC gene encoding carboxylating nicotinate-nucleotide diphosphorylase, which translates into the protein MNVLPASGMNLQQLAGRDAQRALSEDVGTGDLTAALIDPRVQAAARVIARERAVLCGQPWAEAAARQVDASIQLRWLVAEGGTMEPGQTVLELQGPARALLTAERTLLNFLQLLSGVASHTAEYVRAVAGTRAKIVDTRKTLPGLREAQKYAVRVGGGHNHRMGLYDGILIKENHIAAVGGVTPALQQAHKLAPPGVFVQVEVETLAQLREALAADARMVLLDNMNLEQLREAVAINTGRAELEVSGGVELSTVRALAETGVDRISIGKLTKDVLAVDFSMRFAGV
- a CDS encoding class II aldolase/adducin family protein, with translation MNIPSLQQVVSAEEWALRCDLAACYRLAALHGWSDLVFTHISAKLPASATGGEHHFLINPYGLMFEEITASSLVKVDMQCNKLHDSPFPVNPAGFVIHSAVHEVRPEAGCVLHTHTRAGVAVSAQKQGVLAISQQSTFVLASLAYHDYEGVAFRPDEKPRLQADLGKANFLVLRNHGLLTVGPTIADAFLSMYVLESTCQIQVAALAGQNGAEGLTAVHPQIVAGVAEAMRVQTGGMGGAFVWPALLRKLERTDPGYKV
- a CDS encoding metallophosphoesterase; this encodes MRLAIVTDIHGNLPALEAVVDDIERRGVDAVINLGDSLSGPLLPLETAQFLMAQHWVHLAGNHERQILAQDSIPRSAEDEFAHAQLGAKELEWIAGLKPSLQYTPEIFLCHGTPRSDTEYFLETVEATGLRAATSAEIDARLGRVQAELILCGHTHLPRAVRASSGQLIVNPGSVGLPAYDDTHPFAHLVETGSPDARYAIVERRPNGWIAGLMSVPYAHRAMAELAQSRQMADWAHALATGLMPRR
- a CDS encoding Crp/Fnr family transcriptional regulator encodes the protein MDTAVDFARISVDALRKGNPAMPPGKRVAHSEVVSAWRGAADCRNCGVRRIALFGALGMEDFDEIHQVIDDMQFSAGQLLFSEGTRGEWLYTIKTGFVKLERVLPDGTRRITRVAKRGDLVGLECFIQQPYMHHASAIGAVRVCRIPVDVIRRLEEHVPNLRQEFLERWHHALRETDEWALLLGSGTIPSRMARLLLKLAEPELNDTITLPKRSDLGAMLGVALETASRVIAQFERDGMVEHVGPRLFRINRSALLGLIRPSKVTA
- a CDS encoding inositol monophosphatase family protein — protein: MPTPAPTPDIATVAALVRTAARSEILPRAQNPAARLKADGTWITDADLAMQHRLQRELAALWPHIPLLGEEMSAEEQQRLMSEEAASPNGPGLWVLDPLDGTSNFAAGLPCFGPSLAWVQGGRVRLGVVVDVMRDETFSATEGQGAQLNGQPLPGPTTQIPLAKTIACVDFKRLPTALATRLASHPPYSSQRSIGSVALDWCWVAAGRFHLYLHGSQGLWDYAAGSLILSEAGGHGQTLAGEPVFNNTLDKRSALCAGDAGLFEQWAAWVAQGAA